One segment of Papaver somniferum cultivar HN1 unplaced genomic scaffold, ASM357369v1 unplaced-scaffold_81, whole genome shotgun sequence DNA contains the following:
- the LOC113345458 gene encoding uncharacterized protein LOC113345458, translating into MESSPWVSRDDLLALERCVPNKLPHEYTFDKMEFWAQLHGLPVNYLDIKFIQILVAYAGSHITISIQESRNWRKFSRACLPIDIKHPLRDSISFPLSNGQEITAEIRYERLPRLCLFCGLLGHLMKICLKVHQLKDKVRQDFPPELHQQAYDLITPKYQRSINAYVKNYIDELEEFQQGDY; encoded by the coding sequence ATGGAATCATCTCCGTGGGTATCAAGAGATGATCTATTGGCTTTGGAAAGATGTGTTCCTAATAAATTGCCgcatgaatatacttttgacaaaatgGAATTTTGGGCTCAACTACATGGGTTACCGGTTAATTATTTGGACATAAAATTTATCCAAATATTAGTTGCATACGCTGGTAGTCACATAACCATTTCTATTCAAGAATCTCGTAATTGGAGAAAATTTTCTAGAGCTTGTCTTCCTATCGATATTAAACATCCACTAAGAGATTCTATCTCATTTCCCTTGTCAAATGGGCAGGAAATCACAGCTGAAATCAGATATGAAAGACTCCCTAGATTATGTTTGTTTTGTGGTCTTCTTGGTCATCTTATGAAAATATGTCTGAAAGTTCATCAACTTAAAGATAAGGTTCGTCAAGATTTTCCtccagaacttcatcaacaagcaTATGATCTTATAACTCCAAAGTACCAGCGATCAATTAATGCCTATGTCAAGAACTACATTGATGAATTGGAGGAGTTTCAACAAGGAGATTATTAG
- the LOC113345459 gene encoding uncharacterized protein LOC113345459 — MTAPSFWLVRQLWYNSDFGMECIPSQGIAGNSGGLLTIWDITRLELLDKRIGLNSISCLFRFRSTCFKFILTHAYSPCDFDMRELFWNDLKEIRTWSDEAWCFVGDVNSVRSDTERNKPGGDLRNMSFLNNFIAEKELMDLPLHGSAYTWSNRHEDPLLCRLDRCLLCTAFDSKFINATQTALVRTISDHNALLLDLTSCVKNISSFKIENHWLEHPDFIKLVEVWWNSLDFTGTPSFVLFRKLQNLKYFIKKWSKVTFGNVRKKEDESTEKIKLLNVAEESAPLSSSQLDERVVLLKSLSDVKVTRGRMDYQRAKVKGFKDVDKNTCYFHAIANGKRRRNYITKLEINGVDVFNQEAIKVEIHNFYNDLFTARTSISPSFRFGFQDN; from the coding sequence ATGACTGCTCCTTCTTTTTGGCTTGTCAGGCAATTGTGGTATAATTCAGATTTTGGAATGGAGTGTATACCTTCACAGGGTATTGCTGGAAATAGTGGTGGTCTTCTCACTATATGGGATATCACTAGGTTGGAGTTGCTGGATAAGAGAATAGGGCTCAATTCAATCTCTTGTCTCTTTAGATTTAGGAGCACTTGTTTCAAATTTATTCTAACGCATGCGTATTCTCCATGTGATTTTGACATGAGAGAACTGTTCTGGAATGATTTGAAGGAGATTAGAACTTGGTCTGATGAAGCTTGGTGTTTCGTTGGTGATGTTAATTCAGTTAGAAGCGACACCGAAAGAAATAAACCTGGTGGTGATTTAAGGAATATGAGCTTCCTCAATAATTTTATTGCTGAGAAGGAGTTGATGGACTTACCTTTGCATGGGAGTGCTTACACTTGGAGTAACAGGCATGAAGATCCTTTACTGTGCAGACTCGATAGATGTTTGCTTTGTACTGCTTTTGACTCGAAGTTTATTAATGCAACACAAACGGCATTGGTAAGAACAATTTCAGATCATAATGCTTTGCTATTAGATTTGACCTCTTGTGTTAAGAATATTTCGAGTTTTAAGATCGAAAACCATTGGTTGGAGCATCCTGATTTTATTAAATTGGTGGAAGTTTGGTGGAATTCGTTGGATTTTACAGGAACACCAAGTTTTGTTCTTTTTAGGAAGTTACAGAACTTGAAATACTTCATTAAAAAATGGAGCAAGGTCACTTTTGGAAATGtaagaaagaaagaagatgagTCAACTGAAAAGATCAAACTTTTGAATGTTGCGGAGGAGAGTGCACCTTTATCTTCCTCTCAACTGGATGAAAGAGTGGTTTTACTGAAATCTCTTAGTGATGTCAAGGTCACTAGAGGTAGAATGGATTATCAGAGAGCTAAGGTAAAAGGCTTCAAAGATGTTGATAAAAATACTTGTTATTTTCATGCAATTGCTAATGGGAAGAGGAGGAGGAACTACATTACTAAGTTGGAGATTAATGGAGTAGATGTTTTTAATCAGGAGGCAATAAAAGTTGAAATTCATAATTTTTATAATGATTTGTTTACTGCCAGAACTTCGATATCTCCTTCTTTTAGATTTGGATTTCAGGACAATTGA
- the LOC113345460 gene encoding MLP-like protein 423 — protein MILSKKLDSKIELTKVLPRTHKSVQILAGDGKSVGTVRLWNFVSGTTNARRKTTEKIVSMDDESRTLIFSLIGGEAMQLYKTIQYTMSAAPIKGNEQSCLVKWTLDYEKQNDDVPPPNHLVEFATYIIEGIASHLLKKA, from the exons atgATACTTAGCAAgaagctc GATAGTAAGATTGAGCTGACCAAGGTACTTCCTCGAACCCACAAGAGTGTCCAAATTCTTGCTGGAGACGGGAAGAGTGTGGGTACTGTTAGGCTCTGGAATTTTGTTTCAG GGACTACTAATGCTCGTAGGAAAACAACGGAGAAGATCGTATCTATGGACGATGAAAGCAGGACACTTATTTTCAGTCTCATTGGTGGCGAAGCCATGCAGTTGTATAAAACCATTCAGTACACAATGAGTGCTGCTCCAATCAAGGGTAATGAGCAAAGCTGCTTAGTGAAATGGACCCTAGACTATGAGAAACAAAATGATGATGTCCCTCCTCCAAATCACTTAGTGGAGTTCGCAACTTACATTATTGAAGGCATTGCTAGTCACCTTCTCAAAAAGGCTTAG
- the LOC113345461 gene encoding uncharacterized protein LOC113345461 produces MVEIAAFILWQIWKLRCDFVFDNAQVNVQIVVNLSNQNRHDWITSNSNQLNRVHHGTRARVHVPWKSPPESFTKINFDASFSKDTKLMRTGLIVVDDAEEWKAAGCIPAVAQDAEKAKAQDALEGIKWVVANQVINL; encoded by the coding sequence ATGGTTGAGATTGCGGCCTTTATTTTATGGCAAATTTGGAAATTACGTTGTGATTTTGTGTTTGATAATGCTCAAGTGAATGTGCAGATTGTAGTTAATCTGTCAAACCAAAATAGACATGATTGGATTACTAGCAATAGTAATCAGTTGAATAGAGTTCATCATGGAACTAGAGCTAGAGTACATGTCCCTTGGAAAAGTCCTCCTGAATCTTTTACAAAAATTAACTTTGATGCGTCCTTTTCTAAAGACACTAAGCTCATGCGTACAGGTCTAATTGTGGTTGATGATGCAGAAGAATGGAAAGCAGCAGGTTGTATACCAGCAGTAGCTCAGGATGCTGAAAAGGCTAAGGCACAGGATGCTTTGGAGGGTATCAAATGGGTAGTTGCAAATCAGGTTATCAACCTTTAG